One part of the Halodesulfovibrio sp. genome encodes these proteins:
- a CDS encoding redox-sensing transcriptional repressor Rex, with translation MPRQKSEHIPRATIQRLAVYVQVLENLQREGTEVISSEPLAKACNVNASQIRKDLAYFGEFGVRGVGYYVKNLIASITSALGVDREWRTVLVGVGNLGKALLNHKEFRLRGFNIVGAFDCDPFKIGEEVSGLEVVCTKRLREMIGDNGAEIGIITTPPERAQRAANHLVEAGINGILNFAPSRITVPDHVNVEYVDFFHHLYALSFNITHPNTK, from the coding sequence ATGCCACGTCAAAAAAGTGAACATATTCCAAGAGCGACCATTCAGCGACTGGCCGTATATGTTCAAGTATTGGAGAATCTTCAGCGAGAAGGTACTGAAGTTATTTCCTCAGAGCCGCTTGCAAAAGCGTGCAATGTTAACGCTTCCCAGATACGTAAAGACCTCGCATACTTCGGAGAATTCGGAGTACGAGGCGTAGGCTACTACGTAAAAAACCTTATAGCTTCCATTACCAGTGCTCTTGGTGTTGACAGAGAATGGAGAACTGTTCTTGTCGGCGTCGGTAACCTTGGCAAAGCTCTTTTGAATCATAAAGAATTCCGCCTTCGCGGTTTTAACATTGTCGGCGCATTTGATTGTGACCCGTTTAAAATTGGTGAAGAAGTATCTGGACTTGAAGTTGTTTGTACAAAACGTTTACGAGAAATGATCGGCGATAATGGTGCTGAAATTGGTATCATTACAACTCCGCCGGAGCGTGCTCAGCGTGCAGCCAACCACCTTGTTGAAGCTGGCATTAATGGCATTTTAAACTTTGCTCCATCCCGAATCACTGTGCCGGATCATGTAAATGTTGAATATGTAGACTTTTTCCACCATCTGTACGCGCTCTCTTTCAACATTACTCATCCGAATACTAAATAG
- the rlmD gene encoding 23S rRNA (uracil(1939)-C(5))-methyltransferase RlmD, with protein MTTKDSQFAKGDTLTVTIDALATGGKALTRLDGMVIFMDRGLPGQTVEVKITKKKKRFAEAVLVKVISDAPDQITPRCNHFGVCGGCLWQNMDYAKQLEWKKRFVSDSLKRIAGAENIDINDPIPSPETFYYRNKMEFAFGDKHGEIVVGLRRYGTHNVVDLQECYLQTERTVEILNLVREFVNATPALTAYDANARRGYLRFLVIRETKHTNQCMVQVITTKDTTNGDQQHRAIKQLGQLLQERMNVTTFIHSLRTHTTQVAYGEKTFVVLGQKSLTEVLNFENSRPSLSLSSHADGFFQVNTDATARLYGEAVDLAELSGTENVWDLYCGVGGIALTAAPDAADVFAMEITAQAIASANENATINNISNVRFVSGDVRNVLSDEPSQPDVVFVDPPRSGMNPEVVELLMKRSPKRIVYVSCDPATQARDIATLSKQYKVTAVQPVDMFPQTAHIENIVRLDLIN; from the coding sequence ATGACAACCAAAGATTCACAGTTTGCCAAGGGCGACACCCTGACCGTAACCATTGATGCTCTTGCAACTGGCGGGAAAGCACTCACACGTTTAGACGGTATGGTAATTTTCATGGACAGAGGGCTGCCAGGCCAGACTGTTGAAGTAAAAATAACTAAAAAGAAAAAACGATTTGCAGAAGCTGTTCTTGTAAAAGTTATCTCTGATGCTCCAGACCAAATCACCCCTCGCTGCAACCATTTTGGTGTTTGCGGCGGCTGCTTATGGCAGAATATGGACTACGCAAAACAGCTTGAATGGAAAAAACGTTTTGTCTCTGACAGCTTGAAGCGCATTGCTGGCGCAGAAAACATTGACATCAATGACCCGATTCCTTCGCCTGAAACATTTTACTACCGCAATAAAATGGAATTTGCGTTTGGAGACAAACACGGTGAAATCGTTGTAGGTCTTCGCCGCTACGGCACTCATAATGTTGTAGATTTACAGGAATGCTACTTACAAACCGAACGCACAGTAGAGATTCTCAACCTCGTGCGCGAGTTCGTTAATGCGACACCGGCTCTTACCGCATACGATGCAAATGCCCGCCGTGGATATCTACGTTTTCTTGTTATCCGCGAAACCAAGCACACTAACCAGTGCATGGTACAGGTAATTACAACAAAGGACACAACTAACGGAGACCAGCAGCACCGCGCTATCAAGCAATTGGGGCAGCTGTTGCAGGAACGTATGAATGTGACAACGTTCATCCACTCCCTCCGCACCCATACAACTCAGGTTGCATACGGCGAAAAGACATTTGTTGTTCTCGGACAAAAATCACTGACCGAAGTCCTCAACTTCGAAAACAGCAGACCATCTCTATCTCTTTCATCGCATGCTGACGGTTTCTTTCAGGTTAATACTGATGCAACAGCACGCCTTTACGGTGAAGCTGTTGACCTTGCAGAACTGAGCGGCACTGAGAATGTCTGGGATTTATACTGTGGTGTTGGCGGCATTGCTCTTACAGCCGCCCCTGATGCCGCAGATGTATTCGCAATGGAAATCACCGCGCAAGCTATCGCATCTGCCAACGAAAACGCCACAATCAACAACATCAGCAACGTTAGATTCGTAAGCGGAGATGTTCGCAATGTTCTTTCCGACGAACCGTCTCAGCCCGATGTTGTCTTCGTTGACCCGCCACGCTCCGGCATGAATCCGGAAGTGGTCGAGCTGCTCATGAAACGATCACCTAAGCGTATCGTGTATGTTTCTTGCGATCCGGCAACACAGGCACGCGACATAGCGACACTCAGCAAGCAATATAAAGTTACGGCTGTCCAGCCTGTTGATATGTTCCCTCAGACAGCGCACATCGAAAACATTGTGCGACTCGACCTCATCAATTAA
- the atpB gene encoding F0F1 ATP synthase subunit A produces the protein MASGLPHPLLLAPLAGMDSITINGEVVNFSHVFYTWIAMAILFSLAFLVRGQIKIVPGKLQNVFETIIGGLEDFVVSNIGEDGRKIFHVLIALFLFIITMNLMGLIPGFDAPTANVNTNAAMALFTFGYYNWVGLKRWGAGYIKHFCGPFWWLSPLMLPLELISHCARPLSLTLRLFGNIRGEEIVLILFFLLAPIVGTIPIYFLFGLAKCLQAFIWFMLSMIYLKGALEHAH, from the coding sequence ATGGCAAGTGGTTTGCCTCATCCGTTGCTGCTCGCACCTCTCGCAGGCATGGACAGCATTACAATCAACGGGGAAGTAGTCAATTTTAGCCATGTGTTTTACACATGGATCGCTATGGCAATTCTATTCAGTTTGGCCTTCCTTGTGCGCGGACAAATAAAAATTGTCCCCGGAAAGTTACAAAATGTTTTTGAGACCATCATTGGGGGTCTTGAAGATTTCGTTGTGAGTAACATCGGTGAAGATGGAAGAAAAATTTTCCATGTTCTTATCGCACTGTTCCTCTTTATTATTACCATGAACCTCATGGGTCTGATTCCGGGCTTCGATGCCCCGACTGCGAACGTTAACACGAACGCTGCTATGGCCCTGTTTACTTTCGGTTACTACAACTGGGTCGGCCTCAAACGCTGGGGTGCCGGTTACATCAAACACTTCTGCGGCCCATTCTGGTGGCTGTCTCCGTTGATGTTACCACTCGAACTTATTTCTCACTGTGCTCGTCCACTTTCTCTGACACTCCGTCTCTTCGGTAACATCAGAGGTGAAGAAATTGTTCTGATCCTGTTCTTCCTGTTAGCACCTATCGTAGGTACTATTCCGATCTACTTCTTGTTCGGTCTTGCTAAGTGCTTGCAGGCATTTATTTGGTTCATGCTCAGCATGATCTACCTCAAAGGCGCTCTTGAGCACGCACATTAG
- the rfbA gene encoding glucose-1-phosphate thymidylyltransferase RfbA encodes MKGIILAGGSGTRLYPITRGVCKQLLPVYDKPMIYYPLSTLMLAGIRDICIISTPEDLPRFKGMFGDGSQLGLNLEYIEQPKPEGLAQAFILAEEFIGDSPVSLILGDNLFYSDGLTEMLERCAKTTHGGIVFGYHVLDPERYGVVEFDADFNAISVEEKPEKPRSSYAVTGLYFFDNRAVEFAKQIKPSPRGELEITDIVDMYLQEGTLKVELLGRGMAWLDTGTFDSMQQASSFVQTVQNRQGLKIACIEEVAYLKGYITKDQLKKLAEPMLKNDYGQYLMRLVEA; translated from the coding sequence ATGAAAGGCATTATCCTCGCTGGTGGTTCCGGCACACGACTCTACCCCATTACCCGCGGGGTATGTAAGCAACTGTTGCCGGTATATGACAAGCCGATGATATACTATCCGCTTTCTACACTGATGCTTGCTGGCATTCGTGACATTTGTATAATTTCTACACCGGAAGATCTTCCACGGTTCAAAGGAATGTTCGGGGACGGTTCTCAGCTGGGGCTAAATTTAGAATACATTGAACAGCCAAAGCCTGAGGGGTTAGCGCAAGCTTTTATTCTTGCAGAAGAATTTATTGGCGACTCCCCCGTCAGTCTTATCCTTGGGGACAACCTTTTTTACAGTGACGGGCTGACAGAAATGCTGGAGCGTTGTGCAAAAACAACACACGGCGGCATTGTCTTCGGCTATCACGTACTCGACCCAGAACGCTACGGTGTTGTTGAATTTGATGCGGACTTTAATGCGATAAGCGTTGAGGAGAAGCCAGAGAAGCCCCGCTCATCATATGCAGTAACGGGACTCTATTTCTTCGATAATCGTGCGGTAGAATTTGCCAAGCAGATCAAACCGTCACCACGAGGTGAACTTGAGATTACCGATATTGTGGACATGTATCTTCAGGAAGGAACTCTGAAAGTCGAGCTTCTGGGACGAGGAATGGCATGGCTGGACACCGGAACCTTTGATTCCATGCAGCAGGCATCTTCATTTGTGCAAACAGTCCAAAACAGACAAGGACTGAAAATCGCCTGCATTGAAGAGGTGGCATATCTCAAGGGATACATCACAAAGGATCAGCTCAAAAAACTCGCTGAACCGATGCTCAAAAACGATTACGGTCAATACCTGATGCGCTTGGTCGAAGCATAG
- a CDS encoding AtpZ/AtpI family protein, with protein MVVKKNKGANPGKYVDTMGTVGTIGLHMVSHPAVGAVAGYFLDDWLGTKPWMFIIFLILGVIAGFKAVYADTKKVMRNQEREDNERFQRKD; from the coding sequence ATGGTCGTTAAGAAAAACAAGGGAGCTAATCCCGGAAAATACGTCGATACAATGGGAACGGTCGGAACGATTGGTCTACATATGGTATCACACCCCGCAGTGGGGGCGGTGGCAGGCTATTTTCTGGATGATTGGTTAGGGACAAAACCCTGGATGTTCATAATATTTTTGATTCTCGGTGTAATTGCCGGTTTCAAAGCTGTGTATGCTGACACCAAAAAGGTAATGAGGAATCAGGAAAGAGAAGATAATGAAAGATTTCAGCGAAAAGATTGA
- the fliJ gene encoding flagellar export protein FliJ: protein MAPFKFKLQQVLEYRTQLEDQAKLALAEVQAKYQKQVQRVDGLRKALADNQELMSTTTDPAQTWIIRNFLQGVRQDISTAEHRLLTLAQELNSARQVLTEKAQEKKLLEKLKENQAKRHAHEEKIKEQLQLDETATLRFKPQAF from the coding sequence ATGGCACCATTTAAATTCAAGTTGCAGCAAGTACTCGAATACCGCACGCAACTGGAAGATCAGGCCAAGCTTGCACTTGCCGAGGTACAAGCAAAGTACCAAAAGCAAGTACAACGTGTTGACGGCTTACGCAAAGCTCTTGCCGACAACCAGGAACTGATGAGCACCACAACTGACCCTGCTCAAACATGGATTATTCGGAACTTCCTTCAGGGAGTACGTCAGGATATCAGCACTGCTGAACATCGCCTGCTCACTCTTGCACAGGAATTGAACTCTGCACGGCAAGTTTTGACTGAGAAAGCTCAGGAAAAAAAGCTACTGGAAAAACTAAAAGAAAATCAAGCAAAGCGACACGCACATGAAGAAAAGATCAAAGAACAATTGCAACTCGACGAAACAGCAACACTCAGGTTCAAGCCGCAAGCTTTCTAA
- a CDS encoding ATP synthase subunit I yields the protein MKDFSEKIEKRLYSKGFRLPDIRSILRIQIQLCGIAIVAALCTVWFSMWPITFAIGAVIATYSFFSVAKFIQQIILREYDRSMLWGMLFRFYGRLLIVGVVIAALIVKVHVPMMALVSGLATSMVTMLIWMISKQNGRKTKEA from the coding sequence ATGAAAGATTTCAGCGAAAAGATTGAAAAGCGCTTGTACTCAAAAGGGTTCAGGCTGCCTGATATCCGCTCGATTCTTCGCATTCAGATTCAACTCTGCGGCATTGCCATAGTAGCAGCACTTTGCACGGTCTGGTTTAGCATGTGGCCAATTACATTTGCAATTGGGGCAGTAATAGCCACGTACAGCTTCTTTTCAGTTGCCAAGTTTATTCAGCAAATCATCTTGCGAGAATATGACCGAAGCATGCTGTGGGGAATGCTATTCAGATTTTATGGACGCCTGCTTATTGTCGGAGTGGTTATTGCCGCTCTGATTGTAAAGGTACATGTTCCTATGATGGCGCTTGTGTCCGGTTTGGCTACAAGTATGGTAACGATGCTCATTTGGATGATTTCCAAACAAAATGGGCGGAAAACCAAGGAGGCTTAG
- a CDS encoding SAM-dependent chlorinase/fluorinase produces the protein MAVSFFLLTDFGTTDPYVAQMKGVLATLAPHHPIFDITHTVSAHNITQAAFFLDSTIDHLPPYSITICVVDPGVGTTRDILCMVIGNRTILAPDNGCLSLLHARYKKAQVYRIKQNQLPLKYTAHSCTFHGRTLFSPLAADIANFITQQPSVREHVTPVPFSKNSTQDCKKENHTVEKTCSDFMLDSYMEKRGYALAENIICQRDSTAQEQDNTIHTHVLHIDTFGNVVLNLPIPKWHKRIERGGELTVSTQTKRALQYITAYAELKHNQIGIICGSQGYLEIACNMCSAAELLNLSLGDHVTIHLSTSPELN, from the coding sequence ATGGCAGTTAGCTTTTTTTTATTAACAGACTTTGGCACTACCGACCCATATGTTGCGCAAATGAAAGGGGTGCTTGCAACGCTCGCCCCTCACCATCCAATCTTTGACATTACCCACACAGTCTCAGCGCACAATATTACCCAAGCAGCTTTTTTTCTCGATTCAACAATCGATCACCTGCCACCGTACTCCATCACAATCTGTGTGGTAGACCCTGGCGTGGGAACCACGCGTGACATACTCTGCATGGTCATCGGCAATCGAACCATCTTAGCCCCAGATAACGGTTGTCTTTCCTTACTACATGCCCGATACAAAAAGGCTCAAGTCTATCGTATCAAGCAAAATCAACTTCCGCTCAAATATACGGCACACTCTTGTACTTTTCACGGCAGAACGCTTTTTTCTCCCTTGGCAGCAGATATAGCCAATTTCATTACGCAGCAACCTTCAGTCCGTGAGCATGTCACACCAGTTCCATTTAGCAAAAACTCAACGCAGGACTGTAAAAAAGAAAATCACACAGTCGAAAAAACATGTAGTGATTTTATGCTGGATTCATACATGGAAAAAAGGGGATACGCATTAGCAGAAAACATTATCTGCCAACGCGACTCAACAGCACAAGAGCAAGACAACACTATCCATACTCATGTGTTGCACATAGATACCTTTGGCAATGTTGTCCTCAACCTACCAATCCCCAAATGGCATAAACGAATTGAAAGGGGCGGCGAGCTGACAGTTAGCACCCAGACAAAACGCGCACTGCAATATATCACTGCCTACGCTGAATTAAAGCACAACCAAATCGGCATTATTTGTGGCAGTCAGGGCTATTTGGAAATTGCTTGTAATATGTGTTCCGCCGCAGAACTACTGAATCTTTCCCTTGGCGACCATGTAACAATTCACCTTTCGACGTCACCAGAGCTTAATTGA
- a CDS encoding adenosylcobinamide-GDP ribazoletransferase translates to MQIRFWNEYTTALSFMTRLGSPRMCTNEEIAATMRQFFAVGLTVGIVITLPFAVGAFSHHPWVQAWLWVFLSIWVTRALHWDGWADIWDGWGSCAQGERFWEIVKDSRVGAFGAIAMVIGILGQTILAHELFATSNWQVLIFAPIAGRVASVIIGHLSDAPKSSTQGRLFLQGATRQTVVIQTTLAVITGTILCGLLPTLYTTLLCALMLWSYLRLAKLQGGINGDFLGATVIGGELAAMLAFLI, encoded by the coding sequence ATGCAAATACGATTTTGGAATGAATACACCACCGCACTCAGTTTTATGACACGACTAGGCTCTCCGCGGATGTGCACAAATGAAGAGATAGCCGCCACCATGCGCCAATTTTTCGCCGTAGGGCTTACGGTAGGCATAGTCATAACTCTTCCTTTTGCGGTTGGAGCTTTTTCGCACCACCCGTGGGTGCAAGCATGGTTATGGGTATTCTTGTCTATATGGGTCACCCGTGCACTACATTGGGACGGCTGGGCGGATATATGGGATGGATGGGGAAGCTGCGCACAGGGCGAACGTTTCTGGGAAATTGTTAAGGATAGCCGCGTTGGTGCATTCGGTGCCATTGCAATGGTAATTGGAATACTGGGGCAAACAATTCTCGCGCACGAATTATTTGCTACCAGCAATTGGCAGGTGCTTATTTTTGCCCCTATTGCAGGTCGTGTTGCTTCTGTCATTATAGGACATCTTTCCGACGCACCCAAAAGTTCGACACAAGGACGCTTGTTTCTGCAAGGAGCCACCAGACAGACTGTCGTTATTCAGACAACACTTGCCGTTATAACTGGTACTATCCTATGCGGCTTACTCCCGACACTATACACAACGTTACTTTGTGCCTTGATGCTATGGTCATATCTCCGACTCGCTAAACTACAAGGCGGTATCAACGGTGATTTTCTTGGCGCAACCGTTATCGGCGGAGAACTTGCCGCCATGCTAGCGTTTCTTATTTAG
- the truA gene encoding tRNA pseudouridine(38-40) synthase TruA → MPRIKITVAYIGTRYVGWQLQPPRAEHPQPTIQGEIEKVLTAVTGTLVRVHGSGRTDSGVHADEQVAHFDLPENWARVNWQKVFTTKLPHDIAVTSVEIVDDEFHSRFSAKAKSYTYTLWLKSEFILPHRYPFAWKVGPLDIAAMEAAASHLLGEHDFATYQNAGTEITNTVRTVTRISHNCPEYAQRSCLPHELVWTFEASGFLKQMVRNLMGTLVACGRHKIAPDSVPELLAAKDRTAAPATAPACGLSMHKVFY, encoded by the coding sequence ATGCCTCGCATAAAAATCACTGTCGCCTATATTGGCACCCGATACGTGGGGTGGCAGCTTCAACCCCCAAGAGCTGAACACCCCCAACCGACAATACAAGGCGAAATTGAAAAAGTTTTGACCGCTGTCACCGGCACTCTTGTTAGAGTGCATGGCAGCGGTCGCACTGATTCCGGCGTACATGCCGATGAGCAAGTAGCTCATTTCGACCTGCCAGAAAACTGGGCACGTGTTAACTGGCAAAAAGTTTTTACGACTAAATTACCGCACGATATTGCTGTTACGAGTGTTGAAATAGTCGACGACGAATTTCACTCCCGCTTCAGTGCAAAAGCTAAAAGCTACACATACACACTGTGGTTAAAAAGCGAATTTATACTTCCCCATCGCTACCCTTTCGCATGGAAAGTCGGTCCATTGGACATTGCAGCCATGGAAGCTGCTGCAAGCCACTTGCTTGGTGAGCATGACTTTGCAACGTATCAGAATGCAGGAACTGAAATTACGAACACCGTCCGTACAGTGACCCGTATTTCCCACAACTGCCCTGAATATGCACAAAGGTCTTGCCTGCCACACGAGCTTGTCTGGACATTCGAAGCATCCGGTTTTTTAAAACAGATGGTGCGAAACCTCATGGGTACACTCGTTGCGTGCGGTAGGCACAAAATTGCACCGGACTCTGTACCGGAGCTGCTAGCAGCAAAAGACCGCACAGCCGCTCCTGCAACTGCACCTGCATGCGGTTTATCAATGCATAAGGTCTTTTACTAA
- the rplU gene encoding 50S ribosomal protein L21: MYAIVETGGKQFRVEEGGKIFVEKLEAEAGSEIVLDKVLLVGGDELSVGAPYVEGAKVTAEVLEHGRGKKIVIFKKRRRHDSRKKQGHRQAYTALKIKGIEA, translated from the coding sequence ATGTACGCAATCGTCGAAACTGGCGGTAAGCAGTTCCGTGTTGAAGAAGGCGGAAAAATTTTTGTTGAGAAGCTCGAAGCAGAAGCTGGCAGCGAAATCGTTCTCGATAAAGTTCTTTTGGTTGGTGGTGATGAGCTTTCCGTAGGCGCTCCTTACGTTGAAGGCGCAAAAGTTACCGCTGAAGTGCTCGAGCATGGCCGCGGCAAGAAGATCGTTATCTTCAAAAAACGCCGTCGTCACGACTCCCGTAAAAAGCAGGGTCACCGTCAGGCATACACTGCTCTTAAAATCAAAGGCATCGAAGCCTAG
- the fliM gene encoding flagellar motor switch protein FliM yields the protein MNKILAQDEVDALLRGLSGGEIESESDIPTDETGIVAFDLANQDRIIRGRMPVLEIVNDRFSRLCTNALSNAVRKRVELNPISIDMTKFGDFMRSLPVPTSINIFKMEPLRGNAIVVVDSRLVFALVENFFGGAGSQPKIEGREFTRIEQAIVDRVIKIALDNMEESWRPVHEVNLELVRSEINPQFAAIVPPSDVVVVITFEVELESAIGSLIMCLPYATIEPIRSKLHASFQTERLEVDHAWVSRLKERLMETPVDMKIRFGESKITGNQLLRLKVGDVLLLDTDTEDLLEATVEGVKKFHGISGTVKSNRAFQIVKEEEPSYT from the coding sequence ATGAATAAGATTTTAGCACAAGACGAAGTTGATGCTCTGCTACGGGGACTTTCCGGCGGGGAAATCGAAAGTGAATCGGATATTCCGACTGATGAGACTGGCATTGTAGCGTTTGATCTCGCTAATCAGGATAGAATTATCCGAGGGCGTATGCCTGTTCTTGAGATTGTAAATGACCGTTTTTCACGTCTTTGCACTAACGCACTTTCCAACGCTGTGCGTAAGCGTGTTGAATTAAACCCGATTTCGATTGATATGACGAAATTCGGTGACTTTATGCGTTCCTTGCCTGTTCCGACGAGTATCAATATTTTTAAAATGGAACCACTGCGCGGTAATGCCATAGTCGTTGTTGACTCTCGGCTTGTATTCGCACTGGTAGAAAATTTCTTTGGTGGTGCTGGCAGTCAGCCAAAAATTGAAGGGCGTGAATTTACCCGCATTGAGCAGGCTATTGTTGACCGTGTTATCAAAATTGCACTGGATAACATGGAAGAAAGCTGGCGTCCTGTACATGAGGTGAATCTGGAGCTTGTACGTTCAGAGATTAACCCGCAGTTTGCTGCGATCGTGCCACCAAGCGACGTTGTCGTTGTTATTACTTTTGAGGTAGAACTGGAAAGTGCCATTGGTTCACTTATCATGTGTTTACCGTATGCTACGATTGAACCTATTCGTTCCAAACTGCATGCTAGTTTCCAAACAGAACGTCTGGAAGTTGACCATGCGTGGGTTTCCCGCTTGAAAGAACGTTTGATGGAAACACCTGTTGATATGAAAATCCGTTTCGGTGAATCAAAAATTACTGGTAACCAGTTGCTTCGACTTAAAGTCGGCGATGTTCTTTTGCTGGATACCGATACTGAAGATTTGCTTGAAGCCACCGTTGAAGGCGTGAAAAAGTTCCATGGCATCAGCGGTACCGTGAAATCCAACAGGGCATTCCAGATCGTAAAAGAAGAAGAGCCAAGCTACACGTAG
- a CDS encoding ATP synthase F0 subunit C: MRKFLMIALNTVALISIAAVAFAAEGANTYGDLVYFGAALGMAIAAAGCGIGQGLGLKAACEGTARNPEASNKITVALILGLAFVESLSIYALVVNLMLLTA; encoded by the coding sequence ATGCGTAAGTTTCTTATGATTGCTCTCAACACTGTTGCTCTGATCTCTATCGCAGCTGTTGCTTTCGCAGCAGAAGGTGCTAACACCTACGGCGATCTCGTTTACTTCGGTGCTGCTCTCGGCATGGCTATTGCTGCTGCTGGTTGTGGTATCGGTCAGGGTCTCGGTCTGAAAGCTGCTTGTGAAGGTACTGCACGTAACCCAGAAGCATCTAACAAAATTACTGTTGCTCTCATTCTTGGTCTGGCATTCGTAGAATCCCTTTCCATTTACGCTCTCGTTGTTAACCTTATGCTTCTCACTGCATAA
- a CDS encoding ASKHA domain-containing protein, which produces MQITIIDYTGRKKSLHVSQAEPHTLAQVIFTSGLVPAPPLCSGLGQCGKCRVRFVENAPLPVGSDTLILKEHAIDAGWRLACKHAPEDGMVIEIPENPYVQHVGTVESNNKSLQLAVDLGTTSLHWALLDGKKTIASGSEPNPQMGAGSEIMSRLSFAATESGKTILQDLIVSRIAELIAELTDNSFGNVDSLAIAGNPAMTYLLLGLDTACLATAPYKLTYKGGTIEKIADLPPAYIAPLASPFVGGDLTAGLLSILQDEPEYPFILTDMGTNGEFILALSPDNYIITSVALGPALEGVGLHYGATAGKGIATSYKLAPTGLVPEVMGATYADGISGTGYLALIHALRKINFISNDGLFVEKQSQGMGSRLAERLEVRHGIQHLALPDNMFLSAEDIEEFLKVKAAFTFAFTRVLEAADISASQLKNIYLAGALGEHAGVQDLEGLGFIPAGMGSRVTAVNNTSLQGAELMLIDPTLRNVAEGLTTNCEAVDLTSDPNFTQTFMRHMRFTFI; this is translated from the coding sequence ATGCAGATTACCATCATTGATTACACTGGTCGGAAAAAGTCCCTTCATGTTTCTCAGGCAGAACCTCACACATTAGCTCAGGTTATTTTTACCAGCGGACTTGTTCCTGCTCCTCCTCTCTGTTCGGGGTTGGGTCAATGCGGGAAATGCAGAGTACGCTTTGTAGAAAATGCTCCGCTGCCTGTTGGATCTGACACGCTCATTCTTAAAGAACACGCCATCGATGCAGGATGGCGTCTGGCATGCAAACATGCACCGGAAGACGGTATGGTTATTGAGATACCGGAGAACCCTTATGTGCAGCATGTCGGCACGGTTGAATCGAACAATAAATCACTCCAGCTTGCTGTTGACCTTGGTACTACCAGCTTGCACTGGGCACTGCTTGACGGCAAAAAAACAATAGCATCCGGTTCTGAACCAAACCCGCAGATGGGCGCAGGCTCAGAAATCATGTCCCGTCTCAGCTTTGCGGCAACAGAGTCAGGAAAAACAATTTTACAAGACCTTATTGTCAGCAGAATTGCCGAGCTAATTGCAGAACTGACCGACAACTCTTTTGGTAACGTAGATTCGCTTGCCATTGCGGGTAACCCTGCGATGACATACCTGCTGCTCGGTCTCGACACAGCATGTCTTGCAACCGCTCCATACAAACTTACATACAAGGGCGGTACAATAGAAAAAATAGCCGACTTACCTCCAGCGTATATTGCGCCGTTAGCATCGCCTTTTGTTGGAGGCGATTTAACAGCAGGGCTACTCTCAATACTGCAAGATGAACCCGAGTATCCTTTTATTCTCACTGATATGGGTACAAATGGAGAATTCATTCTTGCTCTCAGTCCAGACAATTACATCATTACCAGTGTTGCACTAGGACCAGCACTGGAAGGCGTGGGGCTGCATTACGGTGCAACTGCTGGCAAGGGCATTGCGACGTCTTACAAGCTTGCACCAACCGGACTTGTCCCTGAGGTTATGGGAGCAACTTACGCAGACGGCATCAGCGGAACGGGATATCTGGCACTTATTCACGCTCTGCGCAAAATCAACTTTATTTCCAACGACGGTTTATTTGTCGAAAAACAAAGCCAAGGAATGGGTTCCCGACTGGCTGAGCGTCTGGAAGTTCGTCACGGCATCCAGCATTTAGCATTGCCGGACAACATGTTCCTTTCTGCTGAAGACATTGAAGAGTTCTTAAAAGTCAAAGCAGCCTTTACCTTTGCCTTTACCCGTGTTCTTGAAGCCGCAGATATTTCTGCATCACAATTGAAAAATATTTACCTTGCCGGTGCTCTTGGAGAACACGCGGGAGTGCAGGATCTAGAAGGGTTAGGCTTCATTCCGGCAGGAATGGGTTCCAGAGTGACGGCAGTAAACAACACCTCTTTGCAAGGTGCTGAACTGATGCTTATTGACCCGACCCTACGCAACGTGGCAGAAGGTCTAACCACAAACTGTGAAGCTGTTGATCTGACATCAGACCCTAACTTCACCCAAACATTTATGCGCCACATGCGCTTTACATTTATATGA